The Pleuronectes platessa chromosome 10, fPlePla1.1, whole genome shotgun sequence genome contains a region encoding:
- the si:ch211-261d7.3 gene encoding PAX-interacting protein 1: MTEYYEEGGLLYEQSPPMHIKVESPEGPFGGGGSENGFPREDDDSEGSCDQSTGLPGGLPFNVVVVHPNIMAPGMSSDDLLSIEQNRAMSAALAAGGSGKRKSRFSGAELEVLVSEVTRCEGELFGPAGRLRRRERERIWAGILERVNAVSRVPRTLREVKKRWDDLKRRNGGRLADARHRTCYLPSSREASMLGRPSQQSSRLQQARQKQNTRPKPSFPCFPDSDTGVGMEGSERDGLEKDEENQERERDIGEPECEAVEHSMEDKLGLGLGLGIGPPPPSERWLPPSPLYSAPFLNGSPQPSSPQPSLGAQQGPLEAPPRTSWLEDELRGLGEAAMQLGNRVEKSLQDFGEGFREDMRTLVASQEALTVSLQQNNVLLQRLLGVLEAQQQPQQHRVQQVHQSQTSQQHLQAQPALQQLEPIEPQQQQRVETPQQSHVQPQPQTQIQQQPQVTQHPNSQSALVVAPAPSSPDIRGTFPSDPPTNASVQRPRRGRAVDHRRRRRR, from the exons ATGACTGAGTACTACGAGGAGGGGGGGCTGCTGTACGAGCAATCACCTCCCATGCACATCAAAGTGGAGTCTCCAGAGGGACCCTTTGGAGGGGGAGGCTCAGAAAACGGCTTCCCCAGGGAGGATGACGACTCGGAGGGCAGCTGTGACCAGAGCACTGGATTACCTGGGGGGCTCCCGTTCAACGTGGTAGTGGTGCATCCGAACATCATGGCACCTGGCATGTCCTCAGACGACCTCTTATCCATCGAGCAAA ACAGGGCTATGTCCGCTGCACTGGCTGCTGGTGGCTCTGGGAAAAGAAAGAGTCGTTTCAGTGGAGCGGAGCTGGAAGTGTTGGTTTCAGAAGTCACTCGGTGTGAGGGAGAGCTCTTTGGTCCTGCGGGGCGCCTCCGGCGGCGGGAGCGAGAGCGCATCTGGGCAGGAATCCTGGAGAGAGTCAATGCTGTATCCAGAGTCCCGCGTACTCTCCGTGAGGTGAAGAAGCGCTGGGATGACTTAAAGAGGCGGAATGGTGGCAGGCTGGCAGATGCCAGGCACCGAACCTGTTACTTGCCATCCAGCAGAGAGGCCTCAATGCTTGGACGTCCTTCGCAGCAAAGCTCCAGACTTCAGCAAGCCAGACAAAAGCAAAACACCCGACCAAAGCCCAGTTTCCCATGTTTCCCTGACTCGGATACAG GTGTAGGTATGGAAGGATCAGAGAGAGATGGTTTAGAAAAAGACGAGGAAAATCAAGAACGTGAGAGAGACATCGGAGAGCCTGAATGTGAAGCAGTAGAGCACAGCATGGAGGACAAATTGGGATTAGGACTGGGTCTAGGCATTGGGCCACCCCCTCCATCCGAACGATGGCTGCCTCCGTCCCCGCTCTACAGTGCTCCTTTCCTCAATGGCAGCCCTCAACCCAGTAGTCCTCAGCCATCGCTTGGAGCCCAGCAGGGTCCTCTTGAAGCCCCTCCACGCACCTCCTGGCTGGAAGATGAGCTGCGAGGATTAGGGGAAGCAGCAATGCAACTGGGAAATAGGGTTGAAAAGAGTCTGCAGGATTTTGGGGAAGGTTTCAGAGAGGACATGAGAACACTTGTTGCTTCACAAGAGGCATTAACAGTCAGTCTACAGCAAAACAATGTCCTCTTACAAAGGCTGCTAGGAGTGCTTGAGGCCCAGCAACAACCACAGCAACATCGGGTACAACAAGTGCATCAATCACAAACATCGCAACAGCACTTACAGGCACAGCCAGCTCTTCAGCAGCTGGAACCTATAGaaccacaacagcagcagcgtgTTGAAACAccacagcagtcacatgtacagccacagccacaaacacaaatacagcagCAACCGCAGGTCACCCAGCATCCAAATAGTCAGTCAGCGTTAGTGGTGGCACCTGCTCCATCGTCCCCTGACATACGTGGCACTTTTCCTTCTGATCCACCCACAAACGCAAGTGTGCAGAGGCCGCGGCGAGGGAGAGCAGTCGATCACAGACGCAGAAGACGACGTTGA
- the zgc:66448 gene encoding uncharacterized protein zgc:66448, producing MDAVDPSESPTRQKYLAEDVETCSERSEAAERGRSLKQKDEPTRSESTESRDDERRVSAGEDGGGVASHSEASVESGAGADKTTCNSPEDQKTAGKMAEVAGSKQRAFDWSEDEDGEEQEEEEAQSHKEGNDKSDPSNVTEMADKVRQDAHVDGTVAVDPKEVPEEENPQRSTEMVPEEQRSTEKVPEEQNSRKSTEKEVPVVQNSERTPEKDVPVVQNSERSTEMVPEEQRSTEKVPEEQNSRKSTEKEVPVVQNSERSPEKEVPEEPLGDADGTEDAVEDEEEADRGEDADLAARQKKCRLVCKECGMRFNRRETFNLHRHFHAHADELTPLTCKECGLTFQHRSSLIKHKNEHKEKEEELVTPKKEAQTKEEGSVQCAECRRIFSTVDKLREHSCSNTAEKPYHCPLCRQDFQFRMSITKHMKTHSRESMFTCQECNKTFPNASDLRYHQRCHTALKPYECPECGLVFKHYSVMEDHRRKHTDIARSNLCTICGKTFKYSSLLHQHQYLHTGQKPFRCPECGKTFAFAQNMKAHCRQHRLRETKSPIEQPCKPMPVPVQEEVKGLGKENSHQSEETKRTFRCPLCPEGYSSPANLRAHMLIHEAEYETLDRIPKPPKDINKHWEKGHACPHCPCVYRDESSLKIHLLSVHKLVAYLKKVSTPYKKKLNLQSSDNVRVKWKSDGIGVETHKCSECGKAFRHRSVLELHMRIHTKDKPYQCKVCGKSFRFSSYLQQHVIIHTGQKPYKCPDCGKDFAFLQNMRTHQKLHQEKPFRCTNCRKGYSDETQLQQHMLSHNGDKPHKCHQCDKSFGLAYLLRDHMNTHTGERPHRCDECHKTFSWFSSLLVHQKIHTRKHQGFSQYNSLAISARMRGRGNRGRRGGRPLLGWSRPLGSGMLNSQPAQFPVSALSGPELHRRAMQPQSSMVTSHIDLQSRQMKEPLMSELQSQPVQWKVDGGEVMPVPSSQQQHAAPRQPQIDLPLQAGLQQRITQPGPAPAQSSESSHMKESTVSFVSSHLASVPKKSSPLAVSAIEQHRQPIPITWSMAPMSTVVASTSSLQRDFSIPSYIDGAALWSIRPSANSQSIPTKLGQELIWRATQQISSTLPKKEDNRVWDMSNLQVIPSTVSQPGKPWASGLAGASAQKDQSSVVPISTPVSLAVGSTLWDIKTTPGIPKTINSTEKLLNQDCQLPQKQVSSGWTNLQSQTATQQLPISIQYDPHRFGQGIGTSVWGFQSNAVGPQTLITRQLKPGNGPELQQQPIVTGTQIIINQPSPFFTQSLSPLPLAMPGPHPLHTIAVGALPRPPQPNIFFTSQPIMSERPHIPPTLPLPQVTPRTEPHKRLLQCMICGCSLPREQDLQMHYLQHAQGEI from the exons ATGGACGCCGTAGACCCGTCGGAGTCTCCCACACGACAGAAATACCTTGCGGAGGATGTGGAGACGTGTTCGGAGAGGAGCGAGGCGGCGGAGCGCGGACGCAGCTTGAAGCAGAAAGACGAACCCACACGGAGCGAAAGCACCGAGAGCCGCGACGATGAGCGGAGAGTCAGTGCGGGCGAGGACGGCGGCGGTGTCGCCAGCCATTCGGAGGCTAGTGTCGAGTCCGGTGCTGGAGCAGACAAAACGACATGTAATTCACCAGAGGACCAGAAGACGGCCGGAAAAATGGCCGAGGTGGCGGGGAGCAAGCAGCGGGCTTTCGACTGGTCAGAAGACGAGGACggcgaggagcaggaggaagaggaggcgcaATCACACAAGGAGGGAAATGATAAGAGTG ACCCCAGTAATGTTACAGAAATGGCTGATAAGGTGCGGCAGGATGCACATGTTGATGGTACTGTAGCCGTTGATCCGAAGGAGGTGCCTGAGGAGGAGAACCcacagaggagcacagagaTGGTgcctgaggagcagaggagcacagAGAAGGTTCCTGAGGAGCAGAACTCACGGAAGAGCACAGAGAAGGAAGTGCCTGTGGTGCAGAACTCTGAGAGGACCCCAGAGAAGGATGTGCCTGTGGTGCAGAACTCTGAGAGGAGCACAGAGATGGTgcctgaggagcagaggagcacagAGAAGGTTCCTGAGGAGCAGAACTCACGGAAGAGCACAGAGAAGGAAGTGCCTGTGGTGCAGAACTCTGAGAGGAGCCCAGAGAAGGAAGTGCCTGAGGAGCCGTTAGGAGACGCAGACGGGACGGAGGACGCGgttgaggacgaggaggaggcagacagaggggaGGACGCTGATCTGGCAGCCAGGCAGAAAAAGTGCCGTCTGGTGTGTAAGGAGTGCGGCATGAGGTTTAACCGCCGCGAGACTTTCAACCTTCACCGCCACTTTCATGCGCACGCGGACGAGCTCACGCCCCTCACCTGTAAAGAATGCGGCCTTACATTTCAGCACCGCAGCAGCCTCATCAAACACAAAAATGAAcacaaagagaaggaggaggaacttGTTACTCCAAAGAAGGAGGCGCAAACGAAGGAGGAGGGTAGTGTTCAATGTGCAGAATGTCGAAGGATCTTCTCCACAGTGGATAAGCTGAGGGAGCACAGCTGCAGCAATACAGCCGAAAAGCCTTACCACTGCCCCCTGTGCCGCCAAGATTTCCAGTTTAGGATGTCCATCACAAAGCACATGAAGACCCACTCCCGGGAGAGCATGTTTACGTGCCAAGAGTGCAATAAGACCTTTCCAAACGCCAGCGACCTGCGCTATCATCAGCGATGTCACACCGCCCTCAAGCCCTATGAATGCCCGGAGTGCGGCCTGGTTTTCAAACACTACTCTGTCATGGAAGACCACCGTCGCAAGCACACAGACATCGCACGCTCTAACCTGTGCACAATCTGCGGCAAGACCTTCAAGTATAGCAGCCTCCTCCATCAGCATCAGTATCTTCATACGGGCCAGAAGCCCTTCCGCTGCCCTGAATGTGGTAAAACATTTGCCTTTGCCCAGAACATGAAGGCACACTGCCGCCAGCATAGACTGCGTGAAACTAAGTCCCCCATTGAGCAGCCCTGCAAGCCGATGCCAGTGCCAGTACAGGAGGAAGTTAAGGGCCTAGGAAAAGAGAATTCACACCAAAGTGAAGAAACAAAACGCACATTCAGGTGCCCTCTTTGTCCGGAGGGCTACAGCTCACCAGCTAACCTGAGAGCCCACATGCTCATTCACGAGGCAGAGTATGAAACGCTGGACAGAATACCCAAACCCCCAAAAGACATTAACAAGCACTGGGAAAAAGGACACGCGTGTCCACACTGCCCCTGTGTTTATCGTGATGAATCCAGTTTAAAGATACACCTGTTAAGTGTCCACAAGTTGGtagcatatttaaaaaaggtgTCCACACCATataaaaagaaattaaatctgCAAAGTAGTGATAATGTGCGGGTAAAATGGAAAAGCGATGGAATAGGTGTTGAGACACACAAATGTTCTGAGTGTGGAAAAGCGTTCCGCCATCGCTCAGTGTTAGAACTACATATGCGCATACATACCAAGGACAAGCCTTACCAGTGCAAGGTATGTGGCAAAAGCTTTAGATTCAGTAGTTACTTGCAGCAGCATGTCATCATTCATACTGGCCAAAAGCCATACAAATGCCCCGACTGTGGGAAGGACTTTGCCTTCCTGCAGAACATGAGAACCCATCAAAAGCTGCATCAGGAGAAACCATTCCGCTGCACCAACTGCCGCAAAGGCTACAGCGACGAgacccagctgcagcagcatatGCTGTCGCACAATGGTGACAAACCACACAAGTGTCACCAGTGTGATAAGAGCTTTGGGTTGGCCTATCTCCTCCGTgatcacatgaacacacacacaggagagagacCTCATCGCTGCGATGAGTGTCACAAAACCTTCTCCTGGTTTAGTAGCCTGCTCGTTCACCAGAAAATTCACACTCGCAAGCACCAAGGTTTCAGCCAGTATAATTCTCTCGCGATTAGTGCTAGGATGAGAGGAAGGGGTaacagggggaggagaggggggaggccCCTGTTGGGCTGGTCCAGACCGTTAGGCTCAGGGATGCTTAATTCTCAGCCAGCTCAATTTCCAGTTTCTGCACTAAGTGGCCCTGAGTTGCACAGAAGGGCAATGCAGCCACAGTCTTCCATGGTCACGTCGCACATTGATTTACAAAGCAGGCAGATGAAGGAGCCGTTGATGTCCGAGCTGCAATCTCAGCCAGTGCAGTGGAAGGTGGACGGTGGAGAAGTCATGCCTGTCCCTTCgtcacagcagcaacacgcagCTCCACGGCAACCGCAGATTGACCTCCCGTTGCAAGCAGGTCTGCAGCAGAGGATAACTCAGCCAGGCCCTGCACCGGCTCAGAGCTCAGAGTCGTCACACATGAAAGAGAGCACAGTTTCTTTTGTCAGCTCGCACCTGGCATCTGTGCCAAAAAAATCCAGTCCATTAGCAGTGAGTGCGATAGAGCAGCACAGGCAGCCCATACCTATTACATGGAGCATGGCACCCATGTCCACAGTGGTAGCTTCCACAAGCTCCCTGCAACGTGATTTTTCTATTCCCTCCTACATCGATGGGGCGGCTCTGTGGAGCATCAGACCCTCCGCAAATTCACAAAGTATTCCAACTAAGCTTGGTCAAGAGCTAATTTGgagagcaacacaacaaatatCTTCCACACTTCCTAAAAAAGAGGACAATAGAGTGTGGGATATGAGTAATCTTCAAGTAATACCGTCGACTGTTAGCCAGCCGGGGAAGCCGTGGGCCTCGGGCTTAGCAGGTGCATCAGCTCAAAAAGACCAAAGCAGTGTGGTGCCAATTTCAACTCCTGTTTCTCTTGCAGTAGGTAGCACCTTGTGGGACATAAAAACAACACCAGGAATTCCAAAGACTATAAATTCCACTGagaaattattaaatcaagatTGTCAGCTGCCGCAGAAGCAGGTGTCATCTGGCTGGACCAATTTACAAAGTCAGACAGCGACACAGCAGCTTCCCATCTCCATTCAATACGACCCACATCGTTTTGGCCAGGGGATAGGAACTTCAGTATGGGGCTTCCAAAGTAATGCTGTGGGTCCCCAAACGCTGATCACAAGGCAACTCAAACCAGGGAATGGACCAGAGCTTCAACAACAACCAATTGTAACAGGCACTCAGATAATCATTAATCAGCCTTCGCCCTTTTTCACGCAGTCACTTTCTCCCCTCCCTCTTGCTATGCCTGGCCCCCATCCTCTTCACACTATCGCAGTTGGTGCACTTCCAAGACCTCCCCaaccaaatatttttttcacatcACAGCCAATTATGAGCGAGAGGCCCCACATCCCACCGACCCTGCCCCTACCTCAAGTCACCCCTCGGACAGAACCTCACAAACGACTTCTCCAGTGCATGATATGTGGGTGCTCTCTCCCTCGAGAGCAGGATCTACAAATGCATTACTTGCAACATGCACAAGGAGAGATTTGA